One part of the Mya arenaria isolate MELC-2E11 chromosome 3, ASM2691426v1 genome encodes these proteins:
- the LOC128227197 gene encoding adhesion G protein-coupled receptor L3-like isoform X1, whose protein sequence is MHFIRDTTYPDFYRIKQDMLNVSLNKMKKCVVIFTFLTEIVVYAQRDGDVRLHDVKSLSRSGLRGTFEIYHKGRWGTLCDPHFNAADARKVCRLIGYEFDDNENRKLDINSANEFVWIHGFDCLRSGGTVSECLDQEGNGRRQTCDSAYAISANCEVGYGTHSVRLYGMSGRFYSMNYPRNYVNNYYCAYYINGPQHSTVCIQFDDFQLEGCCDTVQVFDGPSDTSRSIGNYSGTNGLHVKICSTSSAMTLKLTTDYSISSAGFNASYWIVMHTCSELVITNGYANSTNLFGSNATFNCIEGFNFSGKNVSHCLENLAWSNTNVSCQPKDCGMPYLPNNGQVWLNDSSTTYGSSVLVRCNVGFHVNDKHPEINLRCMGTGKWSSENYTCVPVDCDNWVVSNPTSSSVTYSNSTTYGSKALLRCDLGFHIEHTRDVFTETVTCTANGTWSKRFPPTCVAIECPAVKLPANVNILNNSNLSSQYLVGSIISFGCQNSTSIIGRNSITCLVDGTWSGNPPVCKKVTSEKFCPNDNDFYGQIWNVTRTGKIICIACPNEYIGDISRHCLIDGSWLYPMYNCIHKSIAEISQALQHPTEEDIQINLLKLSNLTSVAQSSGRPAFGGDLNQVTNILDTIANIGENMSVTTEQTESFLSVTSNLLDQQNAKSWQAMGNDAEQQIEHRGAMRVLHVVEKYVSLISEGSGDTDNTSKTFAASNLVVHVAGIQNTTDDGISFPENAAQLGISSVLRFPDKSLKDSKKYSAVFYKNMSSILSAASNEQSTLQRSINTEIVSVNMDNWETNPEFEILITFTHFEKSLSFPTCSFWNDSESIWDSSGCKVVHTNQSHTVCSCSHLTNFAILMSPFIQDNRKTKALDIISIVCCSISILGLVVTVALHIYFHRHMKTDKKRIVVLMNLSTALIISYALFLGGVERTENMAFCTAIAALLHYIYLVVFCLMLAEGVDIFMSVRFVFTTKSKFKWIILAAWAVPAMVVGIALGASRTYGYGTEHFCWLSVESGVIWAFVGPALAVITVNAVILVVVMKTMFGSQAISQKSTSDKSKMAVRCLLILLPLTGITWVLGIFYVNKSMAWVQYVFAVCNSLQGLVIFIFHCALNTQIHDAVLKSRKRRETVMPTKTRSADVIIRRKHEMNSTSMTVIDSSISESEEKTHVVGDKIIGSSKINKEEHIHARWTNRSLTVFSYLYQYSQTTVD, encoded by the exons atgcattttatacGAGATACCACATATCCTGATTTTTACCGGATTAAACAAGATATGCtgaatgtttctttaaataaaatgaaaaaatgcgTGGTGATTTTCACGTTTTTAACGGAAATCGTAGTGTATG CACAAAGAGACGGTGATGTACGGTTGCATGACGTGAAAAGCCTTTCGCGATCTGGTCTACGCGGGACGTTTGAAATCTACCACAAAGGGCGTTGGGGGACATTGTGTGATCCTCATTTTAACGCAGCGGATGCAAGAAAAGTGTGTAGACTAATCGGATATGAATTCGATGATAACGA aaataggAAATTAGATATTAACAGTGCCAACGAATTTGTATGGATACATGGCTTCGACTGTCTACGAAGTGGTGGGACTGTCTCGGAATGCTTAGACCAGGAAGGGAACGGCCGGAGGCAAACTTGTGATTCAGCTTATGCCATTAGCGCCAATTGTGAAG TTGGCTATGGCACTCATAGCGTAAGGCTGTATGGCATGTCTGGGCGCTTTTATTCTATGAACTATCCAAGGAACTACGTCAATAACTATTATTGCGCTTACTACATTAACGGACCACAACATTCAACAGTATGCATACAGTTTGATGATTTTCAACTTGAGGGCTGTTGCGACACTGTGCAGGTGTTTGATGGACCTTCGGATACTTCAAGATCAATAGGAAA CTATAGTGGTACCAACGGATTACATGTGAAAATATGTTCAACATCAAGCGCTATGACCTTGAAATTAACCACAGACTATTCGATTTCTAGTGCTGGTTTCAATGCTAGCTACTGGATTGTCATGCACA cTTGTAGTGAATTGGTAATAACGAATGGCTATGCAAATTCAACCAACCTCTTCGGATCTAACGCGACATTTAATTGCATAGAAGGATTTAATTTCAGTGgcaaaaatgtttcacattgttTGGAAAACTTAGCATGGTCTAACACAAACGTTTCTTGTCAACCAAAAG ACTGTGGAATGCCTTATCTACCAAATAATGGACAGGTTTGGTTAAACGACAGCAGCACAACTTACGGATCTAGTGTCCTAGTTAGGTGTAATGTTGGTTTTCATGTAAATGACAAACACCCCGAAATTAATCTTCGGTGTATGGGAACCGGGAAATGGAGTTCAGAAAACTACACGTGTGTGCCAGTGG ACTGTGACAACTGGGTAGTGTCAAATCCAACCTCATCTTCTGTCACCTATTCAAATTCTACCACATATGGGTCTAAAGCACTTTTGAGGTGTGACTTGGGCTTTCATATTGAACACACAAGGGATGTCTTCACCGAAACTGTTACATGTACTGCAAATGGAACATGGAGTAAACGTTTCCCTCCAACATGTGTTGCGATTG AATGTCCAGCCGTGAAGCTGCCAGCgaatgtgaatattttgaataacagcAATTTAAGTTCGCAATATCTAGTCGGCTCCATCATAAGTTTTGGTTGTCAAAATTCAACATCGATCATTGGTCGAAACTCCATCACGTGTTTGGTTGACGGAACATGGAGTGGAAACCCGCCCGTTTGTAAGAAAG tgACCAGCGAGAAGTTTTGCCCAAATGATAATGACTTTTACGGCCAAATTTGGAATGTAACAAGGACTGGGAAAATCATATGTATAGCTTGTCCTAATG aatatataGGAGATATATCCCGACATTGCTTGATAGATGGATCGTGGCTGTACCCAATGTACAACTGCATTCACAAGTCGATAGCAGAAATATCGCAAGCG CTGCAACATCCAACAGAAGAAGACATTCAAATCAACCTTCTAAAGTTGTCAAACCTTACTTCTGTTGCGCAATCAAGTGGACGCCCGGCTTTCGGTGGTGATCTGAATCAAGTGACCAACATTTTAGATACCATTGCCAACATTGGTGAAAACATGTCAGTCACAACCGAACAGACAGAG TCGTTCCTGTCCGTTACTAGCAACTTGCTTGATCAACAAAATGCAAAATCCTGGCAAGCGATGGGGAATGATGCAGAACAG CAAATTGAACATCGGGGAGCAATGAGGGTTTTACATGTCGTTGAAAAATATGTCTCCTTAATTTCTGAGGGTTCAGGGGACACTGACAATACATCGAAGACATTCGCTGCATCAAATCTAG TTGTGCATGTAGCAGGAATACAAAACACAACAGATGATGGTATATCGTTTCCTGAAAATGCAGCACAATTAGGAATTTCAAGCGTACTACGTTTTCCAGACAAATCTTTAAAAG ATTCAAAGAAGTACTCGGCtgtgttttacaaaaacatgtctAGCATCTTATCCGCTGCATCAAACGAACAAAG CACTTTGCAAAGAAGCATCAACACGGAGATTGTTTCTGTTAATATGGACAACTGGGAAACTAATCCAGAATTTGAAATACTCATTACCTTTACGCATTTTGAG AAAAGCCTGTCATTTCCAACCTGTTCGTTTTGGAATGATTCAGA GTCGATTTGGGACAGCAGTGGTTGCAAGGTTGTCCACACAAATCAATCTCATACCGTTTGCAGTTGTAGTCATCTTACCAATTTTGCTATTCTTATGAGCCCATTTATCCAG GATAACAGGAAAACTAAAGCACTAGACATCATTTCCATCGTTTGCTGCAGTATTTCCATTTTGGGTCTGGTGGTAACGGTGGCGTTACACATATACTTCCACAG ACACATGAAAACCGACAAAAAAAGAATTGTTGTACTTATGAACTTATCGACAGCACTAATTATCTCTTATGCTTTGTTTCTGGGTGGAGTAGAAAGGACAGAAAACATG GCATTTTGCACTGCAATAGCCGCCCTTCTCCACTACATATACCTTGTAGTGTTCTGTCTCATGCTTGCGGAGGGAGTGGACATATTCATGTCTGTCCGTTTTGTCTTCACCACAAAGTCCAAGTTTAAGTGGATCATTCTGGCGGCTTGGG CTGTTCCAGCGATGGTAGTTGGGATTGCTTTAGGAGCCAGTAGAACGTATGGTTACGGAACTGAACATTT TTGCTGGTTGTCAGTAGAGAGTGGAGTTATCTGGGCTTTTGTCGGACCGGCTCTTGCTGTTATAACG GTAAATGCCGTGATCCTGGTCGTAGTTATGAAGACGATGTTTGGGTCCCAAGCAATATCACAAAAAAGTACATCAGACAAATCTAA GATGGCAGTTAGATGCCTTCTGATATTGCTGCCGTTAACTGGAATAACATGGGTGTTAGGAATATTTTACGTTAACAAAAGCATGGCGTGGGTGCAGTATGTATTTGCTGTCTGCAACTCTTTGCAG GGGCTGGTTATTTTCATCTTTCACTGCGCCTTAAATACACAG ATTCATGATGCCGTATTGAAAAGCAGAAAACGCCGTGAAACGGTTATGCCAACCAAAACTAGAAGCGCCGATGTGATCATTCGA CGCAAGCATGAAATGAACTCGACATCGATGACAGTCATTGACAGCTCGATATCTGAATCAGAAGAAAAGACACATGTGGTAGGCGACAAAATTATAGGAAGTTCGAAAA taaaCAAAGAAGAGCATA TCCACGCAAGATGGACAAATCGCTCGTTGACAGTGTTCTCTTACCTTTACCAATACTCCCAAACTACAGTAGATTAG
- the LOC128227197 gene encoding adhesion G protein-coupled receptor L3-like isoform X2: MHFIRDTTYPDFYRIKQDMLNVSLNKMKKCVVIFTFLTEIVVYAQRDGDVRLHDVKSLSRSGLRGTFEIYHKGRWGTLCDPHFNAADARKVCRLIGYEFDDNENRKLDINSANEFVWIHGFDCLRSGGTVSECLDQEGNGRRQTCDSAYAISANCEVGYGTHSVRLYGMSGRFYSMNYPRNYVNNYYCAYYINGPQHSTVCIQFDDFQLEGCCDTVQVFDGPSDTSRSIGNYSGTNGLHVKICSTSSAMTLKLTTDYSISSAGFNASYWIVMHTCSELVITNGYANSTNLFGSNATFNCIEGFNFSGKNVSHCLENLAWSNTNVSCQPKDCGMPYLPNNGQVWLNDSSTTYGSSVLVRCNVGFHVNDKHPEINLRCMGTGKWSSENYTCVPVDCDNWVVSNPTSSSVTYSNSTTYGSKALLRCDLGFHIEHTRDVFTETVTCTANGTWSKRFPPTCVAIECPAVKLPANVNILNNSNLSSQYLVGSIISFGCQNSTSIIGRNSITCLVDGTWSGNPPVCKKVTSEKFCPNDNDFYGQIWNVTRTGKIICIACPNEYIGDISRHCLIDGSWLYPMYNCIHKSIAEISQALQHPTEEDIQINLLKLSNLTSVAQSSGRPAFGGDLNQVTNILDTIANIGENMSVTTEQTESFLSVTSNLLDQQNAKSWQAMGNDAEQQIEHRGAMRVLHVVEKYVSLISEGSGDTDNTSKTFAASNLVVHVAGIQNTTDDGISFPENAAQLGISSVLRFPDKSLKDSKKYSAVFYKNMSSILSAASNEQSTLQRSINTEIVSVNMDNWETNPEFEILITFTHFEKSLSFPTCSFWNDSESIWDSSGCKVVHTNQSHTVCSCSHLTNFAILMSPFIQDNRKTKALDIISIVCCSISILGLVVTVALHIYFHRHMKTDKKRIVVLMNLSTALIISYALFLGGVERTENMAFCTAIAALLHYIYLVVFCLMLAEGVDIFMSVRFVFTTKSKFKWIILAAWAVPAMVVGIALGASRTYGYGTEHFCWLSVESGVIWAFVGPALAVITVNAVILVVVMKTMFGSQAISQKSTSDKSKMAVRCLLILLPLTGITWVLGIFYVNKSMAWVQYVFAVCNSLQGLVIFIFHCALNTQIHDAVLKSRKRRETVMPTKTRSADVIIRRKHEMNSTSMTVIDSSISESEEKTHVVGDKIIGSSKINKEEHSTSSPLQTDPPFCKL, from the exons atgcattttatacGAGATACCACATATCCTGATTTTTACCGGATTAAACAAGATATGCtgaatgtttctttaaataaaatgaaaaaatgcgTGGTGATTTTCACGTTTTTAACGGAAATCGTAGTGTATG CACAAAGAGACGGTGATGTACGGTTGCATGACGTGAAAAGCCTTTCGCGATCTGGTCTACGCGGGACGTTTGAAATCTACCACAAAGGGCGTTGGGGGACATTGTGTGATCCTCATTTTAACGCAGCGGATGCAAGAAAAGTGTGTAGACTAATCGGATATGAATTCGATGATAACGA aaataggAAATTAGATATTAACAGTGCCAACGAATTTGTATGGATACATGGCTTCGACTGTCTACGAAGTGGTGGGACTGTCTCGGAATGCTTAGACCAGGAAGGGAACGGCCGGAGGCAAACTTGTGATTCAGCTTATGCCATTAGCGCCAATTGTGAAG TTGGCTATGGCACTCATAGCGTAAGGCTGTATGGCATGTCTGGGCGCTTTTATTCTATGAACTATCCAAGGAACTACGTCAATAACTATTATTGCGCTTACTACATTAACGGACCACAACATTCAACAGTATGCATACAGTTTGATGATTTTCAACTTGAGGGCTGTTGCGACACTGTGCAGGTGTTTGATGGACCTTCGGATACTTCAAGATCAATAGGAAA CTATAGTGGTACCAACGGATTACATGTGAAAATATGTTCAACATCAAGCGCTATGACCTTGAAATTAACCACAGACTATTCGATTTCTAGTGCTGGTTTCAATGCTAGCTACTGGATTGTCATGCACA cTTGTAGTGAATTGGTAATAACGAATGGCTATGCAAATTCAACCAACCTCTTCGGATCTAACGCGACATTTAATTGCATAGAAGGATTTAATTTCAGTGgcaaaaatgtttcacattgttTGGAAAACTTAGCATGGTCTAACACAAACGTTTCTTGTCAACCAAAAG ACTGTGGAATGCCTTATCTACCAAATAATGGACAGGTTTGGTTAAACGACAGCAGCACAACTTACGGATCTAGTGTCCTAGTTAGGTGTAATGTTGGTTTTCATGTAAATGACAAACACCCCGAAATTAATCTTCGGTGTATGGGAACCGGGAAATGGAGTTCAGAAAACTACACGTGTGTGCCAGTGG ACTGTGACAACTGGGTAGTGTCAAATCCAACCTCATCTTCTGTCACCTATTCAAATTCTACCACATATGGGTCTAAAGCACTTTTGAGGTGTGACTTGGGCTTTCATATTGAACACACAAGGGATGTCTTCACCGAAACTGTTACATGTACTGCAAATGGAACATGGAGTAAACGTTTCCCTCCAACATGTGTTGCGATTG AATGTCCAGCCGTGAAGCTGCCAGCgaatgtgaatattttgaataacagcAATTTAAGTTCGCAATATCTAGTCGGCTCCATCATAAGTTTTGGTTGTCAAAATTCAACATCGATCATTGGTCGAAACTCCATCACGTGTTTGGTTGACGGAACATGGAGTGGAAACCCGCCCGTTTGTAAGAAAG tgACCAGCGAGAAGTTTTGCCCAAATGATAATGACTTTTACGGCCAAATTTGGAATGTAACAAGGACTGGGAAAATCATATGTATAGCTTGTCCTAATG aatatataGGAGATATATCCCGACATTGCTTGATAGATGGATCGTGGCTGTACCCAATGTACAACTGCATTCACAAGTCGATAGCAGAAATATCGCAAGCG CTGCAACATCCAACAGAAGAAGACATTCAAATCAACCTTCTAAAGTTGTCAAACCTTACTTCTGTTGCGCAATCAAGTGGACGCCCGGCTTTCGGTGGTGATCTGAATCAAGTGACCAACATTTTAGATACCATTGCCAACATTGGTGAAAACATGTCAGTCACAACCGAACAGACAGAG TCGTTCCTGTCCGTTACTAGCAACTTGCTTGATCAACAAAATGCAAAATCCTGGCAAGCGATGGGGAATGATGCAGAACAG CAAATTGAACATCGGGGAGCAATGAGGGTTTTACATGTCGTTGAAAAATATGTCTCCTTAATTTCTGAGGGTTCAGGGGACACTGACAATACATCGAAGACATTCGCTGCATCAAATCTAG TTGTGCATGTAGCAGGAATACAAAACACAACAGATGATGGTATATCGTTTCCTGAAAATGCAGCACAATTAGGAATTTCAAGCGTACTACGTTTTCCAGACAAATCTTTAAAAG ATTCAAAGAAGTACTCGGCtgtgttttacaaaaacatgtctAGCATCTTATCCGCTGCATCAAACGAACAAAG CACTTTGCAAAGAAGCATCAACACGGAGATTGTTTCTGTTAATATGGACAACTGGGAAACTAATCCAGAATTTGAAATACTCATTACCTTTACGCATTTTGAG AAAAGCCTGTCATTTCCAACCTGTTCGTTTTGGAATGATTCAGA GTCGATTTGGGACAGCAGTGGTTGCAAGGTTGTCCACACAAATCAATCTCATACCGTTTGCAGTTGTAGTCATCTTACCAATTTTGCTATTCTTATGAGCCCATTTATCCAG GATAACAGGAAAACTAAAGCACTAGACATCATTTCCATCGTTTGCTGCAGTATTTCCATTTTGGGTCTGGTGGTAACGGTGGCGTTACACATATACTTCCACAG ACACATGAAAACCGACAAAAAAAGAATTGTTGTACTTATGAACTTATCGACAGCACTAATTATCTCTTATGCTTTGTTTCTGGGTGGAGTAGAAAGGACAGAAAACATG GCATTTTGCACTGCAATAGCCGCCCTTCTCCACTACATATACCTTGTAGTGTTCTGTCTCATGCTTGCGGAGGGAGTGGACATATTCATGTCTGTCCGTTTTGTCTTCACCACAAAGTCCAAGTTTAAGTGGATCATTCTGGCGGCTTGGG CTGTTCCAGCGATGGTAGTTGGGATTGCTTTAGGAGCCAGTAGAACGTATGGTTACGGAACTGAACATTT TTGCTGGTTGTCAGTAGAGAGTGGAGTTATCTGGGCTTTTGTCGGACCGGCTCTTGCTGTTATAACG GTAAATGCCGTGATCCTGGTCGTAGTTATGAAGACGATGTTTGGGTCCCAAGCAATATCACAAAAAAGTACATCAGACAAATCTAA GATGGCAGTTAGATGCCTTCTGATATTGCTGCCGTTAACTGGAATAACATGGGTGTTAGGAATATTTTACGTTAACAAAAGCATGGCGTGGGTGCAGTATGTATTTGCTGTCTGCAACTCTTTGCAG GGGCTGGTTATTTTCATCTTTCACTGCGCCTTAAATACACAG ATTCATGATGCCGTATTGAAAAGCAGAAAACGCCGTGAAACGGTTATGCCAACCAAAACTAGAAGCGCCGATGTGATCATTCGA CGCAAGCATGAAATGAACTCGACATCGATGACAGTCATTGACAGCTCGATATCTGAATCAGAAGAAAAGACACATGTGGTAGGCGACAAAATTATAGGAAGTTCGAAAA taaaCAAAGAAGAGCATAGTACGTCATCTCCTTTACAAACAGACCCACCGTTCTGTAAACTGTAA